A region from the Oryzias latipes chromosome 20, ASM223467v1 genome encodes:
- the nup58 gene encoding nucleoporin p58/p45 isoform X2, whose amino-acid sequence MSGFNFGSGALGATNNTGGGFSFGAATSAPAASTSGFSFGTVLGTAAATPASTTTTASLGLGGNPFGQKPTGGFSFNTPTSSAAAPATGLTLGGAPASTAATTGFSLAFSKPTASASPFSLTTSTASSTVGTGLSFGSILTSTAPQQPAATTFSLGLGGSTASTAASTVPSLGGSLFSSSVSTGLGQTTLGAGGGLTLGSLLGTSTAASTAPAPSIGLGGVDFSTSSENKSDTLSGSSEQDSKVLKDENLPPVICQDVENFQKFVKEQKQVQEEISRMSSKAISKVQDDIKNLKQLLSVNASGLQRQALAIDKLKQETAQELKNADIALRTQKTPPGLQHENTAPSDYFRSLVEQFEVQLQQYRQQIEELENHLTTQSSGSHITPQDLTMAMQKLYQTFVAQAAQLQSVHENVKILKQQYLSYRRAFLEDTTDIFETKRASNRKWQSASRVTTGPAPFSTVPNAAAVAMAATLTQQQQPTPGFAGGPGFGGVGCAGSSFGFSTAAKPAGGSLSAGFGSTSSSGFNFSNPGINPSAGLTFGVSNQPAVGFGAGGPLLQLKKPPAGNKRGKR is encoded by the exons ATGTCTGGTTTTAACTTCGGTTCGGGGGCTCTTGGCGCGACCAACAACACAGGTGGAGGATTTTCATTCGGAGCGGCAACCAG TGCACCTGCCGCTAGTACTAGCGGCTTTTCTTTTGGGACTGTTCTTGGAACGGCAGCTGCAACCCCTGCTTCCACCACCACTACAGCATCCCTTGGTTTAGGAGGAAATCCTTTTGGCCAAAAACCAACCGgaggattttcttttaatacaCCTACCTcaa gtgCTGCTGCACCCGCGACAGGCCTTACATTAG GTGGAGCACCAGCTTCTACAGCTGCCACTACTGGTTTCAGTTTAGCCTTTAGCAAGCCTACTGCCTCAGCATCACCATTCTCACTCACCACCAGTACCGCCTCCTCAACTGTTGGAACAGGTTTATCGTTCGGCTCTATCCTAACCTCCACCGCTCCGCAGCAGCCGGCAGCCACAACCTTCTCCCTTGGTCTTGGTGGCTCAACAGCTTCCACAGCAGCCTCAACAGTGCCATCACTTGGAGGGAGTTTGTTCAGCAGTTCTGTGTCTACAG GTTTGGGGCAAACCACTCTTGGAGCAGGTGGTGGGCTAACATTAGGTTCTTTGCTTGGTACCTCAACTGCAGCATCAACTGCCCCAGCTCCAAGTATTGGCCTTGGTGGAGTTGATTTCAGCACTTCCTCAGAGAATAAGAGTGACACGTTATCTGGATCCAGTGAGCA ggACAGTAAAGTTTTAAAAGATGAGAATCTGCCCCCAGTTATTTGTCAAGATGTTGAAAACTTTCA aaaattTGTCAAAGAACAGAAACAGGTGCAGGAAGAGATCAGCAGGATGTCCTCAAAAGCAATATCTAAAGTCCAAGATGACATCAAGAACCTCAAACAGCTTCTCTCTGTGAATGCAAGCGGTCTGCAACGCCAAGCTCTGGCCATTGACaagttaaaacaggaaacggCTCAG GAGCTGAAAAATGCTGACATAGCACTGCGGACACAGAAGACCCCCCCTGGACTCCAGCATGAAAACACAGCTCCATCAGA ttaTTTCCGAAGCCTTGTGGAGCAGTTTGAAGTGCAGCTGCAACAGTACCGGCAGCAGATCGAAGAGCTGGAAAATCACCTGACAACACAGAGCAGCGGCTCCCACATCACTCCTCAGG aTTTGACGATGGCCATGCAAAAGTTGTACCAAACATTTGTCGCACAGGCTGCTCAGCTTCAGTCTGTCCATGAGAACGTCaag ATTTTGAAGCAGCAGTATCTTTCCTATCGTCGAGCCTTTCTGGAAGATACCACAGACATTTTTGAGACCAAGCGCGCGTCCAACAGGAAATGGCAGAGTGCATCACGAGTCACAACTGGGCCTGCTCCCTTCTCCACCGTACCCAACGCTGCagctgttgccatggcagcCACGTTGACCCAGCAACAGCAGCCAACTCCAG GATTTGCTGGTGGACCAGGATTCGGCGGCGTGGGCTGTGCGGGGTCGTCTTTTGGCttctccaccgctgccaagcccgCAGGGGGCAGTCTGAGTGCAG GTTTTGGCAGCACCAGCAGCTCGGGCTTCAACTTCAGCAACCCGGGCATAAACCCGTCGGCTGGCCTGACCTTTGGCGTGTCTAACCAGCCTGCTGTGGGTTTCGGAGCAGGAGGGCCACTTCTCCAGCTAAAAAAGCCTCCCGCCGGTAACAAAAGGGGCAAGAGATAG
- the nup58 gene encoding nucleoporin p58/p45 isoform X1, with amino-acid sequence MSGFNFGSGALGATNNTGGGFSFGAATSAPAASTSGFSFGTVLGTAAATPASTTTTASLGLGGNPFGQKPTGGFSFNTPTSSAAAPATGLTLGGAPASTAATTGFSLAFSKPTASASPFSLTTSTASSTVGTGLSFGSILTSTAPQQPAATTFSLGLGGSTASTAASTVPSLGGSLFSSSVSTGLGQTTLGAGGGLTLGSLLGTSTAASTAPAPSIGLGGVDFSTSSENKSDTLSGSSEQDSKVLKDENLPPVICQDVENFQKFVKEQKQVQEEISRMSSKAISKVQDDIKNLKQLLSVNASGLQRQALAIDKLKQETAQELKNADIALRTQKTPPGLQHENTAPSDYFRSLVEQFEVQLQQYRQQIEELENHLTTQSSGSHITPQDLTMAMQKLYQTFVAQAAQLQSVHENVKILKQQYLSYRRAFLEDTTDIFETKRASNRKWQSASRVTTGPAPFSTVPNAAAVAMAATLTQQQQPTPGTQAPLGAGFGNPFASAVGTSLGSSTLGGFAGGPGFGGVGCAGSSFGFSTAAKPAGGSLSAGFGSTSSSGFNFSNPGINPSAGLTFGVSNQPAVGFGAGGPLLQLKKPPAGNKRGKR; translated from the exons ATGTCTGGTTTTAACTTCGGTTCGGGGGCTCTTGGCGCGACCAACAACACAGGTGGAGGATTTTCATTCGGAGCGGCAACCAG TGCACCTGCCGCTAGTACTAGCGGCTTTTCTTTTGGGACTGTTCTTGGAACGGCAGCTGCAACCCCTGCTTCCACCACCACTACAGCATCCCTTGGTTTAGGAGGAAATCCTTTTGGCCAAAAACCAACCGgaggattttcttttaatacaCCTACCTcaa gtgCTGCTGCACCCGCGACAGGCCTTACATTAG GTGGAGCACCAGCTTCTACAGCTGCCACTACTGGTTTCAGTTTAGCCTTTAGCAAGCCTACTGCCTCAGCATCACCATTCTCACTCACCACCAGTACCGCCTCCTCAACTGTTGGAACAGGTTTATCGTTCGGCTCTATCCTAACCTCCACCGCTCCGCAGCAGCCGGCAGCCACAACCTTCTCCCTTGGTCTTGGTGGCTCAACAGCTTCCACAGCAGCCTCAACAGTGCCATCACTTGGAGGGAGTTTGTTCAGCAGTTCTGTGTCTACAG GTTTGGGGCAAACCACTCTTGGAGCAGGTGGTGGGCTAACATTAGGTTCTTTGCTTGGTACCTCAACTGCAGCATCAACTGCCCCAGCTCCAAGTATTGGCCTTGGTGGAGTTGATTTCAGCACTTCCTCAGAGAATAAGAGTGACACGTTATCTGGATCCAGTGAGCA ggACAGTAAAGTTTTAAAAGATGAGAATCTGCCCCCAGTTATTTGTCAAGATGTTGAAAACTTTCA aaaattTGTCAAAGAACAGAAACAGGTGCAGGAAGAGATCAGCAGGATGTCCTCAAAAGCAATATCTAAAGTCCAAGATGACATCAAGAACCTCAAACAGCTTCTCTCTGTGAATGCAAGCGGTCTGCAACGCCAAGCTCTGGCCATTGACaagttaaaacaggaaacggCTCAG GAGCTGAAAAATGCTGACATAGCACTGCGGACACAGAAGACCCCCCCTGGACTCCAGCATGAAAACACAGCTCCATCAGA ttaTTTCCGAAGCCTTGTGGAGCAGTTTGAAGTGCAGCTGCAACAGTACCGGCAGCAGATCGAAGAGCTGGAAAATCACCTGACAACACAGAGCAGCGGCTCCCACATCACTCCTCAGG aTTTGACGATGGCCATGCAAAAGTTGTACCAAACATTTGTCGCACAGGCTGCTCAGCTTCAGTCTGTCCATGAGAACGTCaag ATTTTGAAGCAGCAGTATCTTTCCTATCGTCGAGCCTTTCTGGAAGATACCACAGACATTTTTGAGACCAAGCGCGCGTCCAACAGGAAATGGCAGAGTGCATCACGAGTCACAACTGGGCCTGCTCCCTTCTCCACCGTACCCAACGCTGCagctgttgccatggcagcCACGTTGACCCAGCAACAGCAGCCAACTCCAG GGACACAGGCACCCTTGGGGGCAGGATTTGGAAATCCTTTTGCCTCAGCAGTGGGCACTAGCCTGGGCTCCTCTACCCTTGGAG GATTTGCTGGTGGACCAGGATTCGGCGGCGTGGGCTGTGCGGGGTCGTCTTTTGGCttctccaccgctgccaagcccgCAGGGGGCAGTCTGAGTGCAG GTTTTGGCAGCACCAGCAGCTCGGGCTTCAACTTCAGCAACCCGGGCATAAACCCGTCGGCTGGCCTGACCTTTGGCGTGTCTAACCAGCCTGCTGTGGGTTTCGGAGCAGGAGGGCCACTTCTCCAGCTAAAAAAGCCTCCCGCCGGTAACAAAAGGGGCAAGAGATAG